Within Osmia lignaria lignaria isolate PbOS001 chromosome 11, iyOsmLign1, whole genome shotgun sequence, the genomic segment ttatatttcataattctCCATTGATCATTGGATCAAGTCAGTTTATTATTTCAGTGAATCTTTATATCTTctttaagaataaattaaaaatcactATACTATCACCATTCTCATAAAGAAGAATACTTATAATCGCCACCTTCTTTAAGTTTATTTCATCAGTTCCTattaggaaaataaaataaatatttattataaattcaatcAACTTCTTTAGTTAtcgatcatatttttatttgcatGCATTTATCGTAGGTAGACAGTAAAAAgagaacatttttaattaagcatttgtttcatttttattattattacaaacattttaaattttttgCATCGatcctattttctttttggtaGCATTGTTGATATCTAAATTTAAGAATCATTGCACGGAATGAAATCTCCCCTAAGGGACagttttataaatttgattCACTAACCTTTTAGCACTTTTGATACTCAAAAGTTATTTTAGATTTCATTTTATGTACTTAAGTCCTTCCTTATTTGGTGATATAGGTTTACAAGCTCGTGTAATAGTTTCAACATGACTAtgttattcatatatatatataataacacaAATCATCagattcaaaatattttacatcTTATCTCATTTTTTACTTTCTACACTAACTTCCATAACCCGCATGTTCGAATTTCAACAtgatattgtatttaaattggGAGCACAAGTTTCATAAACTATGTAGACTTCCTCTTTTGGTTATATCAGGAAAGGGAATACTTTCCAAACAACCATACATAATCCAGTGTCTCGTACTCTTCAAAATCACCtaagaatatacatatatttttgtagAACTGGCCCTTCGAGGAATACTAAGAATTCGGGTGTTTCTTTAATTCCAGGCGGTAAACAGAACAGTCAAAACCAGGCAGAAAAACCGTTTCATTGCAACGTCTGTGATGGAACATTCTCCAGATATTCGTCGCTTTGGTCCCACAAAAGACTTCATTCTGGAGACAAACCTTTCAAATGTGAAGTTTGTGGTTTAGCTTTTGCAAAAGGTAAATTATAAAAGAGAACAATATAAATCAAAAATATGATACATACTATGTACATGTACTTACAATGTTTACTTCCAATTTCTGTAGCTGCTTATCTAAAAAATCATGGACGGGTGCACACTGGTGAGAAGCCGTTTAAATGCGGTGTATGTGGTATGCAATTTTCGCAAAGTCCTCATTTAAAAAATCACGAGAGAATTCATTCTGGTGAACGTCCGTATCAGTGTGAAGTGTGTGAAAAAACATTTGCTAGACATTCAACCCTTTGGAATCATAGAAGAATTCACACCGGTGAAAAACCTTATAGATGTAATATATGTGGTTCGGCCTTTAATCAAGCTACACATCTGAAAAATCATGCGAAAGTCCATACTGGTGAAAAGCCGCACAGGTAGTGTAATTGATAGgataaaatttcaacgaaaacTTGTCGTTCGTTTAATCGAAATTTTTTCATTGATGTCATTATATTTTCTTGTTACTTTCAGATGTGATATATGCGAAATCGGATTTTCCGATCGTTTTGCATTAAAGCGTCATCGTGCAATCCACGAAAAGTACGGGCAAACGGCCCGGAATCAGAATGCAAATAATCCGAGTAACGCACAGCAAGCGAACGCGAGTaatcaacaacagcagcaacagcaacagcagcagcagcagccccAACAAGCACAGCAAGGCCAACAGGTTGTCGTGGTGAACACCACGACTCCTGTTACCGTCAGCCAAGGGCAAGGGCAAGCGGTAATGCTCGAAGAAGTCTACAAGTGTCAGGTGACCTTCCCAGAGCCTAAATGATTCAGCTAGAGAATACCTTTCAGGAGCTGGTAAAGGGGttaattttttaacccttttaagAGGAAAAAAGATACGCTAATTAACAATTGAGAATGCGATACACGTGCGTGGAAACGTTATAAATGTTGTTAAGAGAGACGTGGACAACATTTCAGCAAGAGACAAGATTCCAGAGTGATTGGGAGCACGCTTCCCGTGCAGATTCGGATTCTGTGGGAGGATATTTGGTGACAGTCGGATATAAACGcattgaaataataatgaaatgaatataTCAAAATGGGGGAAAAA encodes:
- the LOC117610478 gene encoding uncharacterized protein LOC117610478 isoform X9, with product MFDPQQIQQQQAAQGQQSQQQQSQQMYVTTDKKEDKSQQQSATAEFPFYYNVNMLQKVQTNAVSTIGAITTDDKGCYRFDVQPVGYNTLLNQMSIAAATNATFKCDICGLVFGHMSLLNHHKRIHNTTPSNLQQQPQQVVVQAPTTVTVATTPERPYTCDVCGACFALPGELKSHKTNMHQKPKVQICEDCGSEDPCEHHPTKIKKTIKPGHHPVKRRGVTSVTKCHKCNGTGIIFIGGKQNSQNQAEKPFHCNVCDGTFSRYSSLWSHKRLHSGDKPFKCEVCGLAFAKAAYLKNHGRVHTGEKPFKCGVCGMQFSQSPHLKNHERIHSGERPYQCEVCEKTFARHSTLWNHRRIHTGEKPYRCNICGSAFNQATHLKNHAKVHTGEKPHRCDICEIGFSDRFALKRHRAIHEKYGQTARNQNANNPSNAQQANASNQQQQQQQQQQQQPQQAQQGQQVVVVNTTTPVTVSQGQGQAVMLEEVYKCQVTFPEPK